In Pleomorphomonas sp. T1.2MG-36, a single window of DNA contains:
- a CDS encoding homoserine dehydrogenase — MGKPLRLGIAGLGTVGASVVRIVQSNLSSLTLRAGRPVTITAVSARNRNRDRGINVSGFAWYDDPVAMVADPNVDVVIELIGGASGAAESVVRAAIAAGKPVITANKALLALHGVELARLAEEAGLSIGFEAAVAGGIPVIKTLKESLAGNTVTGIVGILNGTCNYILTRMEKEQLSFETCLSEAQRLGYAEADPTFDVGGFDTAHKLAILTSLAFGTEIDADAIYVEGITSISLEDIKAADELGYRIKLLGVARRTDTGIEARVNPAMVPKKSVVAQTSGVLNAVSFDGDALGEVVLVGPGAGGSATASSVIADIVDAARGHRTPVFGLPVNELALYQKAEIQAHKGGYYVRLSVYDRPGAFAGIAKSMADRDISLESIVQHRRSNDDAAPGHTGAPQPVVLITYATRETEIRAALAAIEAAGHIAEKPTLIRIESL; from the coding sequence ATGGGTAAACCGCTTCGCCTCGGCATCGCCGGTCTCGGGACCGTCGGCGCGTCCGTCGTTCGCATCGTCCAGTCCAACCTCAGCTCGCTGACGCTGAGAGCGGGGCGGCCGGTGACGATCACGGCCGTCTCGGCGCGCAACCGCAACCGCGACCGGGGCATCAACGTGAGCGGCTTTGCTTGGTACGACGATCCCGTTGCCATGGTCGCCGACCCGAACGTCGATGTCGTGATCGAACTGATCGGTGGCGCGTCCGGCGCCGCCGAGAGCGTGGTGCGCGCTGCGATCGCCGCCGGCAAGCCGGTGATCACCGCCAACAAGGCGTTGCTCGCCCTCCATGGCGTCGAACTCGCCCGCCTCGCCGAAGAGGCCGGTCTGTCGATCGGCTTCGAGGCCGCAGTCGCCGGCGGCATTCCGGTGATCAAGACCTTGAAGGAAAGCCTTGCCGGCAACACGGTCACCGGTATCGTCGGCATTCTGAATGGCACCTGCAACTACATCCTGACGCGGATGGAGAAGGAGCAGCTCTCTTTCGAAACCTGCCTCTCCGAAGCACAGCGGCTCGGCTACGCCGAGGCGGATCCGACCTTCGACGTCGGCGGCTTCGACACGGCGCACAAGCTCGCCATCCTGACCAGCCTTGCCTTCGGCACGGAGATCGACGCCGACGCGATCTATGTGGAAGGCATCACCTCGATCTCGCTCGAGGACATCAAGGCTGCCGACGAACTTGGCTATCGCATCAAGCTTCTTGGCGTCGCCCGGCGCACCGATACGGGTATTGAGGCGCGGGTCAATCCGGCCATGGTGCCGAAGAAGTCGGTGGTGGCGCAGACCTCCGGCGTGCTCAACGCGGTCTCCTTCGATGGTGACGCGCTGGGCGAGGTGGTCCTGGTCGGCCCCGGCGCCGGTGGCAGCGCCACGGCCTCGTCGGTCATCGCCGACATCGTCGACGCCGCACGCGGTCACCGTACGCCGGTGTTCGGCCTGCCGGTGAACGAGCTCGCGCTCTACCAGAAGGCCGAGATCCAGGCCCACAAGGGCGGCTATTACGTGCGTCTTTCCGTATACGATCGGCCGGGCGCCTTCGCCGGCATTGCCAAAAGCATGGCCGATCGCGACATATCGCTCGAATCCATCGTTCAGCACCGCCGCTCGAACGACGACGCGGCGCCCGGCCATACCGGCGCGCCGCAGCCCGTGGTCCTGATCACCTACGCTACACGCGAGACGGAGATCCGGGCAGCGCTCGCAGCGATCGAGGCGGCCGGCCACATTGCCGAGAAGCCGACGCTGATCCGTATCGAGAGCTTGTAA